The Streptomyces rubrogriseus genomic sequence TGGACGACGGACGGCGACGCGGTGCTGCTGACGGCCGGCCGCGCGGACGGGCTCACCGTGGACGGGCGGCTCCTGGACGGCGAGGCACGGCTCACGGCCGACCGGGGGCCGGTGGACGCGGCCCGGGTGGCCCGCGGGGAGCGGCGGCTGGTCGTGCTGGTCCGCGAGGGTCTGTGGGGCGTCCGTGACTTCGACCCGGCCGCCCCCGCGCGGCGGGCGTTCCGCGGCATCGCGGCCACGCCGTACGACCCGCGCTGGTCGGTGCCGGGCCGCTTCACCCCGTACGACACGGGGCGGCGCAGCGTGCGGGTGCCGAACGCGGACGGCCGGGAGCGCGGGCTGGCGCTCGGCGGGGAGCTGGCCTTCGAGCTGGACGGACGGGGGCACACCCTCCAGGTGGGCGTCGAGGACGACGGCTCCCTGTGGGCCGTCTTCGCCGACGCCACCAGCGGGAGCACCAGTTACCGCTTCCGGTTCCTGCGCCCGGCCGCGCCGGACGCCGAGGGGCGTACGACGGTCGACCTCAACCGTGCGCTGCTGCCGCCGTGCGCGTTCGCCGACCACTTCGTCTGTCCCTTCCCGCCGCCGGGGAACACCCTGGCGGCCCGCGTCGAGGCGGGGGAGCGCGAACTGCGCTGACGCCGTCGGGGGGTTGGTAAAGGTCGTTCAAAGCTTGACGGCCGAAAGGCGCTCTTGCGCCGACCGGACGTTCGGCCGAATACTCCAACCTCAGCGCTTGTCAGGGGCACGACGTACTCGGAACCCGGAGGTCCGTCCCTGGCTGCGCCTCACGGGCCCCCACCCCCACGAGAGGGGCCCCCGACTTCCCCTGTGGAGGAACGAAAAGTGAGGATCAAGCGCACCACCCCCCGCAGCGGCATCACGAGACGGACTCGGCTGATCGCCGTGTCCACCGGCCTCGTGGCCGCGGCCGCCGTCGCGATCCCCAGCGCCAACGCGGCACCCACCCCGGCCACCTTCAGCGCCGCCGAGCTGAGCAGCGCCGGCAACGCGGTACTCCAGGCCGACGTCCCCGGCACCGCCTGGGCCGTCGACAGCAAGTCCGGCCGGGTGCTGCTCACCGTGGACAGCACCGTCTCCCAGGCCGAGATCGCGAAGATCAAGGAGCAGGCCGGCGACAAGGCCGGCGCGCTCACGATCAAGCACACCCCCGGCAAGTTCAACAAGCTCATCCAGGGCGGCGACGCCATCTACGCGAGCAGCTGGCGCTGCTCCCTCGGCTTCAACGTCCGCACCAGCAGCGGCGCCGAGTACTTCCTGACCGCCGGTCACTGCACCGACGGCGCCGGCGCCTGGCGGGCCAGCTCCGGAGGCACCGTCATCGGACAGACGGCGGGCTCCAGCTTCCCGGGCAACGACTACGGCATCGTGCAGTACACCGGCTCCGTCTCCCGGCCCGGCACCGCCAACGGCGTGGACATCACCCGCGCCGCCACCCCGAGCGTGGGTACCACCGTCATCCGTGACGGCTCCACCACCGGCACCCACAGCGGCCGGGTCACCGCCCTGAACGCCACCGTCAACTACGGCGGCGGCGACGTCGTCGGCGGGCTGATCCAGACCACGGTCTGCGCCGAGCCCGGCGACTCCGGCGGCTCGCTCTACGGCAGCAACGGCACCGCGTACGGTCTGACCTCCGGCGGCAGCGGCAACTGCTCCTCCGGCGGTACGACGTTCTTCCAGCCGGTGACGGAGGCCCTGAGCGCCTACGGCGTCAGCGTCTACTAAAGCGCGACCGGCAGCACGACGAGCCCCCGTACACCGCGGCGACGGTGTGCGGGGGCTCAGCCCGTGCCTCCGGGCCGGCACCGTCTCCCGCGGCCGGACCGGTGCGGCGCGGGTGGCGCAGTCCTCGATCAGCGTGCGGGTGATCGACGGGGACGGCAGGCCTCACCGGCGTGGCCGCCGGGCCCCGGCGCCTCGTGAAGAAGTCATGCCCGGAAGCCTCCGGCGTGCCGTTCTCCCCGTCTTCCACCCAGGGGCGAAACCCGGTCTCCCACCGGAGGGGGAGACCACCGCCGCCTCCCCGCTCTCGCGAGGAAGAGGTGAAGGCCGTGTGACCGCGCTGGAGTTGTCGTGCGCACGTCCTGGAGTCGACCTTGTGTGCGGCCTGTGGAATCGGAAGAGTTAACGCTCGTCAACCAGCCTTCCGGTCCGCGAGGTCCCCACAACCTCCGGGCCGACCCCCCACAGGAGGACGTGAGTTGAAGCACCGACGCATACCCAGGCGGCGGGTCGCCGTGGTGGGTGCGGGAATCACCGCACTGGTCGCGGCCGGAGTCACCTTCCAGACCGCGAACGCCAGCGAGGCCCCTGAGACCGCCGCGCCCGAGACCCTGTCGGTCACGGCGGCCGGAGAGCTCGCCTCGACGCTGCTCGGCGACCTCGGCGCCGACGCGGCGGGCACGTACTACGACGCGCAGGCCAAGAGTCTCGTCGTCAACGTGCTCGACCAGAGCGCCGCGCAGACCGTCGAGGAGGCCGGCGCCAAGGCCAGAGTCGTCGAGAACTCGCTCGCCGACCTGAAGAGCGCGCGCACCGCCCTCACGAAGGACGCGACGATCCCGGGTACGTCCTGGGCGACCGACCCGACCACCAACAAGGTCGTCGTCACCGCCGACCGCACGGTCTCCGAGGCCGAACTGGCCAAGCTGACCAAGGTGGTCGATGGACTGGGCGCCAAGGCCGAACTCAAGCGGACCAAGGGCGAGTACAAGCCCTTCGTCGCGGGCGGCGACGCCATCACCGGAGGCGGCGGGCGCTGCTCGCTCGGCTTCAACGTGACCAAGGGCGGCGAGCCGTACTTCATCACCGCCGGCCACTGCACCGAGTCCATCTCGACCTGGTCGGACTCCTCCGGGAACGTCATCGGCGAGAACGAGGCGTCCAGCTTCCCGGACAACGACTACGGCCTGGTCAAGTACACCGCCGACGTGGACCACCCGAGCGAGGTGAACCTCTACAACGGCTCCTCGCAGGCCATCTCGGGCGCCGCCGAGGCCACCGTCGGCATGCAGGTGACCCGCAGCGGTTCCACCACCCAGGTGCACGACGGGACGGTGACCGGCCTGGACGCCACCGTGAACTACGGCAACGGCGACATCGTCAACGGCCTGATCCAGACCGACGTCTGCGCCGAGCCCGGCGACAGCGGCGGCTCGCTCTTCTCGGGCGACCAGGCCATCGGCCTCACCTCCGGCGGCAGCGGCGACTGCACCTCGGGCGGCGAGACCTTCTTCCAGCCGGTGACGGAGGCCCTGTCGGCCACCGGTACGCAGATCGGCTGAGCAGTACCCGCACACCAGTGAAGTCCCGTCCCGCGCGCGAGGGGCGGGACTTCCGCGTGTCAGGCCGGGGCTCCCGCGCGCGTACGACGGTCAGGCGGCCGGTGACGCGGGCAGGTCCGTCTGGGGCCGCCCCCGGCGCGGCAGCGCGGCCGCCAGCATCGTGATCACCGTCCCCGCCACCGCCCACGCCCACAGCACCAGCAGGGAGGCGGTCACGTCGTTCCCCTTGAAGTAGGCGATCGAGCGGGCCGCCCAGGTGCCGGCGCCCGGTGGCAGCGCCGGACCGATCGCCTTCCAGAACGGCGGGAGCAGCGGCAGCGGGAAGGCGCCGCCCGCGCTCGGGTTGCCCGCGATCACCACCAGCAGGATCGCGAGACCGATGCCGACGATCCCGAAGACGCCCTGGAGGGCCAGCGTGGCGGCGCCCACCGCGAAGGTGATCAGCGCGCCGAGCCCCCACAGGTCCAGCACGCTGCCGGGCAGCGCGCCCAGGACCGGCCCGATGATCACCGCGCCGCCGAGCCCGCCGACGATCGCGACCAGGGCCATCACGATGAGCCGGATCGCCGCCCGGCGCGGGTTGGCCGGCCGGGCGCCGGTGCTGATCGCCAGGATCGAGGCGCACAGGTAGCCGCCGACGCACCAGCCCACGACCAGGTAGAAGGACGACAGCCCGTCGAAGTCGTGGCGGGAGGCCGGGGCCACGTCGACCACCCGCACCGCGCGTCTTTCGGCCTGCTCCGCCTTGCCGACGATGCCCTCGAGGGTGGTGGCGAGGACGGTGCCGCCGCCGGAGGCGACCAGCAGGGTGTCCTGCCTGCCGTCGGGGTCCAGGACCAGGGCGCCGTCGATCTCCCGGTTCATGATCTGCCGCCGGGCGGCCGCCTCGTCGGCCACCGTGCGCGGGTCCAGCGGGGAGCCGGGCAGCCCTTCCAGCCGGTCCACCGTCTGCCCGGCGGCCGCCCCGGGCGCGGCCACCCCGAAGGGCACGTCCTTGGGCCGCGGGTCGTGCAGCGCCCCCACGTAGGAGGCGATGAACAGCAGCTGGAGCGCGATCACGCCGAGCACGAGCAGGGTGGCCCGCGGGGTGACGGCGTCCCTCACCTCACCGAGGAAGGAGCCGCTTCGCGTGCCGGGGCCCGGTGTGTGTGACATGTCCCCACAGTCCGGGTCGGGGAGCGTTTGCGCAGGTGGGGCGGGGCCGAACGGATGTCGCACACACATTCGATGATGGGGGTATGGTGGGTGGAGTAGCTGGGAACAGACGTTCGATAATGGCGTTCGGGTCCACATGGGCATGCGTCGGTTCATGAGTCGGGAGGTGCGTGATGCCGGGTTTCACGCATCTGCACACCGTCTCCGGGTTCTCCGCCCGCTACGGCGCCTCCCACCCGGAGCGGCTGGCCGAGCGCGCCGTCGAGCGGGGCATGGACGCCCTCGCCCTCACCGACCGCGACACCCTCGCGGGGACGGTCCGTTTCGCCAAGGCCTGCGCGAAGGCGGGCGTCCGTCCCCTGTTCGGCGCGGAGCTGGCCCTCGCCGCCCCCGAGTCCGGAGCCGACCGCACGGACACCTCGGTACGCCGGGACCGCCGCCGCGTTCCCGTGCGCGGCGGCGCCTTCGTCGACGAGTCGGCCCCCCGGGTGACCTTCCTCGCCCGGGACGGCGCCCGCGGCTGGGCCGACCTGTGCCGCCTGGTCTCCGCCGCCCACACGGCCGAGGGCACCCCGCTGCTGTCCTGGCCCGACAACCACGCCGACGGCCTGACCATACTGCTCGGCCCCGGCTCCGACGTCGGCCGCGCCCTCGCCGCCGGGCGTCCCGACCGCGCCGCGCGGCTCCTCGCCCCCTGGCGTGAGGTCTACGGCGACGCCCTGCGCCTGGAGGCCGTCTGGCACGGCCGCGAGGGCACCGGCCCCGGCTCCCTGCGGCTGGCCTCCCGCACCGTCGGCTTCGCCGCCGAGCAGGGGGTGCGGCCGGTGCTCTCCAACGCCGTCCGCTACGCCGACCCCGGCCAGGGCGAGGTCGCCGACGTCCTGGACGCCGCCCGCCGCCTGGTCCCGATCGACGCCACCAGGGAACTGGACTCCGGCGAGGCCTGGCTCAAGGACGCCGGTGC encodes the following:
- a CDS encoding S1 family peptidase is translated as MKHRRIPRRRVAVVGAGITALVAAGVTFQTANASEAPETAAPETLSVTAAGELASTLLGDLGADAAGTYYDAQAKSLVVNVLDQSAAQTVEEAGAKARVVENSLADLKSARTALTKDATIPGTSWATDPTTNKVVVTADRTVSEAELAKLTKVVDGLGAKAELKRTKGEYKPFVAGGDAITGGGGRCSLGFNVTKGGEPYFITAGHCTESISTWSDSSGNVIGENEASSFPDNDYGLVKYTADVDHPSEVNLYNGSSQAISGAAEATVGMQVTRSGSTTQVHDGTVTGLDATVNYGNGDIVNGLIQTDVCAEPGDSGGSLFSGDQAIGLTSGGSGDCTSGGETFFQPVTEALSATGTQIG
- a CDS encoding S1 family peptidase; translation: MRIKRTTPRSGITRRTRLIAVSTGLVAAAAVAIPSANAAPTPATFSAAELSSAGNAVLQADVPGTAWAVDSKSGRVLLTVDSTVSQAEIAKIKEQAGDKAGALTIKHTPGKFNKLIQGGDAIYASSWRCSLGFNVRTSSGAEYFLTAGHCTDGAGAWRASSGGTVIGQTAGSSFPGNDYGIVQYTGSVSRPGTANGVDITRAATPSVGTTVIRDGSTTGTHSGRVTALNATVNYGGGDVVGGLIQTTVCAEPGDSGGSLYGSNGTAYGLTSGGSGNCSSGGTTFFQPVTEALSAYGVSVY
- a CDS encoding DUF1684 domain-containing protein — translated: MTKGSSGDTPDKASDRAPGDASEASDAWKRWHEQRVATVSAPYGPLALTGTHWLEDHPDGQLPDIPGRWTTDGDAVLLTAGRADGLTVDGRLLDGEARLTADRGPVDAARVARGERRLVVLVREGLWGVRDFDPAAPARRAFRGIAATPYDPRWSVPGRFTPYDTGRRSVRVPNADGRERGLALGGELAFELDGRGHTLQVGVEDDGSLWAVFADATSGSTSYRFRFLRPAAPDAEGRTTVDLNRALLPPCAFADHFVCPFPPPGNTLAARVEAGERELR
- a CDS encoding ABC-2 transporter permease, coding for MSHTPGPGTRSGSFLGEVRDAVTPRATLLVLGVIALQLLFIASYVGALHDPRPKDVPFGVAAPGAAAGQTVDRLEGLPGSPLDPRTVADEAAARRQIMNREIDGALVLDPDGRQDTLLVASGGGTVLATTLEGIVGKAEQAERRAVRVVDVAPASRHDFDGLSSFYLVVGWCVGGYLCASILAISTGARPANPRRAAIRLIVMALVAIVGGLGGAVIIGPVLGALPGSVLDLWGLGALITFAVGAATLALQGVFGIVGIGLAILLVVIAGNPSAGGAFPLPLLPPFWKAIGPALPPGAGTWAARSIAYFKGNDVTASLLVLWAWAVAGTVITMLAAALPRRGRPQTDLPASPAA